In Pedobacter sp. WC2423, the following are encoded in one genomic region:
- a CDS encoding (Fe-S)-binding protein, which translates to MSEKLNIEVPTMAEMIARGEEPEILFWVGCAGSYDERAQKTTRDICKILHHVGIKYAVLGTEESCTGDPAKRAGNEFLFQMQAMTNIEVLNGYHIKKIVTGCPHCFNTIKNEYPGLGGNYEVIHHTQLIQDLINEGKLKAEGGESFKGKKITYHDPCYLGRGNGIYEAPRKALEVLDAQLVEMKRCKSNGLCCGAGGAQMFKEPEKGNKDINIERIEEALETNPSIIAAGCPFCMTMLSDGVKMKDQNQNVQVLDIAEITVRANGL; encoded by the coding sequence ATGAGCGAGAAACTAAATATAGAAGTGCCTACTATGGCAGAAATGATTGCCAGGGGTGAAGAACCTGAAATTTTATTCTGGGTAGGCTGTGCAGGTAGTTATGATGAACGCGCACAAAAAACAACCCGGGATATTTGCAAAATCCTTCACCATGTAGGCATTAAATATGCCGTATTGGGAACAGAGGAAAGCTGTACAGGCGATCCTGCTAAACGTGCTGGAAATGAATTCCTGTTCCAGATGCAGGCGATGACCAATATCGAGGTATTGAATGGTTACCATATCAAAAAAATCGTAACTGGCTGTCCGCATTGCTTCAATACCATCAAAAATGAATATCCGGGTTTAGGTGGTAATTATGAAGTTATTCACCATACTCAGCTGATTCAGGACCTGATCAACGAGGGCAAGCTGAAAGCTGAAGGAGGCGAAAGTTTTAAAGGTAAAAAAATCACTTATCATGACCCTTGCTATTTAGGCCGTGGTAATGGTATATATGAAGCACCCAGAAAAGCATTAGAGGTTCTGGATGCACAACTGGTGGAAATGAAACGTTGCAAGTCTAATGGTCTTTGCTGCGGTGCAGGTGGTGCGCAGATGTTCAAAGAACCAGAAAAAGGAAACAAAGACATCAATATCGAGAGAATAGAAGAAGCATTGGAAACTAATCCAAGTATTATTGCAGCAGGTTGTCCTTTCTGTATGACTATGCTTAGTGATGGTGTTAAAATGAAAGATCAGAATCAAAATGTCCAGGTATTAGATATTGCAGAAATTACCGTACGAGCAAATGGGTTGTAA